A stretch of the Haloplanus aerogenes genome encodes the following:
- the hisS gene encoding histidine--tRNA ligase, with the protein MYDRLKGFRDFYPEEMAARRAVADVLEETARQYGFREIGTPALEAVDLYTDKSGEEIVEELYAFEDKGGRHVAMTPELTPTVARMVVAKGQELQKPIKWMSTRPFWRYEQVQQGRFREFYQTNVDVFGSAEPEADAEILAYAADALTALGLEGSDFEFRVSHRDILGGLLRAFDTDVSVRDAIRAVDKSEKIDPAQYYDLLHEAGLAYDQAEQFDNLLTTDDLSELTDFAGTDEVATAVTNLQNVLDAADDFGVRDYCTVSLETARGLDYYTGTVFECFDTQGEVSRAVFGGGRYDDLIESYGGQPTPAVGVAPGHATLSLLLQRAGVWPEEALSTDYYVLSVGDTRATAARVARDLRDRGHVVETDLAGRSFGAQMSYADGVNAETVVIVGERDLENGEVTIKAMESGDQTTAPVDDFPGDRERPTYGDFA; encoded by the coding sequence ATGTACGACCGACTCAAGGGGTTCCGCGACTTCTACCCCGAGGAGATGGCCGCTCGGCGGGCCGTGGCCGACGTACTGGAGGAGACGGCCCGGCAGTACGGCTTCCGAGAGATCGGAACGCCGGCGCTGGAGGCCGTCGACCTCTACACGGACAAGAGCGGCGAGGAGATCGTCGAGGAACTGTACGCCTTCGAGGACAAGGGCGGCCGCCACGTCGCCATGACGCCGGAACTGACGCCGACGGTGGCGCGGATGGTCGTCGCGAAGGGGCAGGAACTCCAGAAGCCGATCAAGTGGATGTCGACCCGGCCGTTCTGGCGGTACGAGCAGGTCCAGCAGGGGCGCTTCCGCGAGTTCTACCAGACCAACGTCGACGTGTTCGGGTCCGCGGAACCCGAGGCTGACGCCGAGATTCTGGCCTACGCGGCGGACGCGCTGACGGCACTCGGGCTGGAGGGCTCGGACTTCGAGTTCCGCGTCTCCCACCGCGACATCCTCGGCGGCCTCCTGCGGGCGTTCGACACGGACGTGAGTGTTCGAGACGCGATCCGTGCCGTCGACAAGTCCGAGAAGATCGACCCCGCCCAGTATTACGACCTGCTCCACGAGGCTGGCCTCGCCTACGATCAGGCCGAGCAGTTCGATAACCTGCTGACAACCGATGACTTGAGCGAACTGACGGATTTCGCGGGCACCGACGAGGTAGCGACGGCGGTGACCAACCTCCAGAACGTCCTCGACGCCGCCGACGACTTCGGCGTCCGCGACTACTGCACCGTTTCGCTGGAGACGGCCCGCGGACTCGACTACTACACGGGCACCGTCTTCGAGTGTTTCGACACGCAGGGCGAGGTGTCCCGCGCCGTCTTCGGCGGCGGGCGGTACGACGACCTGATCGAGAGCTACGGCGGCCAGCCCACCCCCGCCGTCGGCGTCGCCCCCGGCCACGCCACGCTCTCCTTGCTCCTCCAGCGGGCGGGCGTCTGGCCCGAGGAGGCGCTCTCGACGGACTACTACGTCCTCTCGGTGGGCGACACGCGTGCCACGGCGGCGCGGGTGGCGCGCGACCTGCGCGACCGGGGCCACGTCGTCGAGACGGACCTCGCGGGGCGGAGCTTCGGCGCACAGATGTCCTACGCCGACGGCGTCAACGCCGAGACGGTCGTCATCGTCGGCGAGCGTGACCTGGAGAACGGCGAGGTGACGATCAAGGCGATGGAAAGCGGCGACCAGACTACCGCGCCCGTCGACGACTTCCCGGGCGACCGGGAGCGCCCGACCTACGGCGACTTCGCCTGA
- a CDS encoding AEC family transporter has protein sequence MSLVSAFTSAILPIVSVMALGYLLASVLDVAVDPLNTVALYLFLPALIFHSIVTTTLSGGTVARIFAGVGLFVVATMGLTELVDRLLGVPEPYRSADVLAGALPNAGFYGIPLAEFAFGDVGRTTAVIYITAQAFLMYTLGIYVASRGGGEAGIGAVKEIFRLPLVYAIFAAGIVRFLGVAPPTDGTFMSTTRLVGDASIPLMLVIVGIQLYGLEYGNVSRVIRPSAVKLVLAPLAGLAVALGLGKFGDPAVARVFVLLCATPVALIPLALTLSYSDVAAREGLSASEYLTMTIFVTTIASVPVLTVLITLLRNGAVL, from the coding sequence ATGTCCCTCGTTTCGGCGTTCACCTCGGCCATCCTTCCCATCGTGTCGGTCATGGCTCTGGGCTATCTCCTCGCCTCGGTCCTCGACGTGGCGGTCGACCCCCTGAACACCGTCGCGCTCTATCTGTTCCTCCCCGCGCTCATCTTCCACAGCATCGTCACGACGACGCTCTCCGGCGGCACCGTCGCGCGCATCTTCGCCGGCGTCGGCCTCTTCGTCGTCGCCACGATGGGCCTCACCGAACTCGTCGACCGGTTGCTGGGCGTTCCCGAACCCTACCGGAGCGCAGACGTGTTGGCGGGGGCGCTCCCCAACGCCGGCTTCTACGGCATCCCGCTCGCCGAGTTCGCGTTCGGTGACGTGGGGCGGACGACCGCCGTCATCTACATCACCGCACAGGCGTTTCTGATGTACACCCTCGGCATCTACGTCGCCTCCCGCGGCGGCGGCGAGGCGGGCATCGGCGCCGTGAAGGAGATTTTCCGCCTGCCACTGGTGTACGCCATCTTCGCCGCCGGCATCGTCCGCTTTCTCGGCGTCGCACCCCCGACCGACGGCACCTTCATGTCCACTACCCGCCTCGTCGGCGACGCCTCCATCCCCCTGATGCTCGTCATCGTCGGGATTCAGCTCTACGGGCTGGAGTACGGCAACGTCAGCCGGGTGATCCGGCCGTCAGCCGTCAAACTCGTCCTCGCGCCGCTCGCCGGTCTCGCCGTCGCCCTCGGCCTCGGGAAGTTCGGCGACCCCGCCGTCGCTCGCGTGTTCGTCCTGCTCTGTGCGACGCCCGTCGCGCTCATCCCCCTCGCGCTCACCCTCTCCTACAGCGACGTCGCGGCGCGCGAGGGCCTCTCCGCCTCGGAGTATCTCACCATGACCATCTTCGTGACGACCATCGCGAGCGTGCCCGTGCTGACCGTCCTGATCACGCTGCTTCGGAACGGCGCCGTGTTGTGA
- a CDS encoding DUF3592 domain-containing protein, giving the protein MEINGPSGRVGIALTLLIGLASIGFGAYSYSTQSAALSSAETVEGTITSTSIEKHSTKGVSYTPQATFNYTYEGETYTASNVYPGTLAREFDTESAARAELEGYDAGDTVTVYVPTDSPAKGYLQRESSNKPFLLIGVGALFVVAGGRSALT; this is encoded by the coding sequence ATGGAGATCAACGGGCCCTCCGGGCGAGTCGGCATCGCCCTCACGCTGTTGATCGGTCTCGCGTCGATCGGCTTCGGCGCGTACAGTTACAGTACGCAGTCGGCAGCGCTCTCCTCCGCCGAGACGGTCGAGGGGACCATTACGTCAACGTCCATCGAGAAACACTCGACGAAAGGCGTCTCCTACACCCCGCAGGCGACGTTCAACTACACCTACGAGGGGGAGACCTACACCGCCTCGAACGTGTATCCCGGGACGCTCGCGAGAGAGTTCGACACCGAGAGCGCGGCCAGAGCCGAACTGGAGGGGTACGACGCGGGCGACACCGTGACGGTGTACGTTCCGACCGACTCGCCGGCGAAGGGGTATCTCCAGCGCGAGAGCTCCAACAAGCCGTTCCTGCTGATCGGCGTCGGCGCGCTGTTCGTCGTGGCCGGGGGACGGTCGGCGCTCACGTGA
- a CDS encoding glucose-6-phosphate isomerase: MYVDLGNALDAEPRLTREALDRLDERVADAHERIARGRADADHGYAALNLPDTADPDAVYAAVDPFDDPQAVLTVGIGGSALGAATLTEAVGSGIDHYILDNVDPAHVDALLDSLPLADTVVHVVSRSGTTAETLANFLVVRDAMDRAGVDWTERTLVTTGESGNLRNLADRHDLPALDVPAGVPGRFSALSTVALPVAALAGADLDALLDGARSEADALAGSLFESPAYAYGAACYALERRGAGVNAVMPYAESLEYFAEWFAQLWAESLGKDAVGQTPARALGATDQHSQLQLYRAGPRDKLVTLVRPRERPDVSIPETALDGLAYLGGGSLGELLDAEFEATEASLAAANCPNVRIEVDRIDERGVGELLYGMEAACVLYGELAGVETFTQPAVEWGKRAARGLLGGGDFEEAEAVGEKRRLLID, from the coding sequence ATGTACGTCGACCTCGGCAACGCGCTCGACGCCGAACCGCGCCTCACCCGCGAGGCGCTGGATCGTCTGGACGAGCGCGTCGCCGACGCCCACGAACGCATCGCTCGCGGCCGCGCCGACGCCGACCACGGCTACGCGGCGCTGAACCTCCCCGACACCGCCGACCCCGACGCCGTCTACGCGGCGGTCGACCCCTTCGACGATCCACAGGCCGTCCTCACCGTCGGCATCGGCGGCAGCGCCCTCGGCGCCGCGACGCTCACGGAGGCGGTCGGGTCGGGTATCGACCACTACATCCTCGACAACGTCGACCCCGCGCACGTCGACGCCCTCCTCGACTCCCTGCCGCTCGCCGACACCGTCGTTCACGTCGTCTCCCGGTCGGGGACGACGGCGGAGACGCTGGCGAACTTCCTCGTCGTCCGCGACGCGATGGATCGGGCTGGGGTCGACTGGACCGAGCGGACGCTGGTCACGACGGGCGAGTCGGGCAACCTCCGGAACCTCGCGGACCGCCACGACCTGCCCGCCCTCGACGTGCCCGCGGGCGTCCCCGGCCGCTTCTCCGCCCTCTCGACCGTCGCGCTCCCCGTCGCCGCGCTCGCCGGCGCCGACCTCGACGCCCTCCTCGACGGTGCTCGGTCCGAGGCCGACGCGCTCGCCGGGTCGCTGTTCGAGTCGCCAGCCTACGCCTACGGCGCCGCCTGCTACGCGCTCGAACGCCGCGGTGCCGGCGTCAACGCCGTCATGCCCTACGCCGAGTCGCTCGAATACTTCGCGGAGTGGTTCGCGCAACTGTGGGCCGAGAGTCTGGGCAAGGACGCCGTCGGCCAGACGCCGGCCCGCGCGCTCGGCGCGACGGACCAGCACTCCCAGCTCCAGCTCTACCGCGCCGGCCCGCGCGACAAACTCGTGACGCTCGTCCGGCCGCGCGAGCGCCCCGACGTGTCCATCCCCGAGACGGCCCTCGACGGTCTCGCCTACCTCGGCGGCGGGAGCCTCGGTGAACTACTGGACGCGGAGTTCGAGGCGACGGAGGCCAGCCTCGCCGCCGCGAACTGCCCGAACGTCCGTATCGAAGTCGACCGGATCGACGAGCGTGGCGTTGGCGAACTCCTCTACGGGATGGAGGCTGCCTGCGTGCTGTACGGCGAACTCGCCGGCGTCGAGACGTTCACCCAGCCCGCGGTGGAGTGGGGCAAACGCGCCGCACGCGGCCTGCTCGGCGGCGGCGACTTCGAGGAGGCCGAGGCGGTGGGCGAGAAACGGCGCTTGCTCATCGACTGA
- a CDS encoding CPBP family intramembrane glutamic endopeptidase codes for MVNELAAAAMLHLLGGMVLATLVHQDASLRGHDQPMALAAGTLVLGLVGAIGYYVFRERIGDLPPDADRVRAPIGTRLWDLLRGILLIVGAFLSAVAIVGLGVNALVGVGVLERGTLQYRVVASVLQFVGFGVAVAAYLAITRDWDLVQIRLPTLRSLGLIVVGVVALVLAQLAIARLLAVLGITVAQNQVVVTGQQDPRYFLYMIPVAILLVGPFEELVFRGGVQGILRRTWGPSVAIVVASVLFGLVHWVALTGGGGSRIPYVTVAATLGLVLGYLYERSRNLVVPAVVHGLYNTVLFGAQYLTATGMV; via the coding sequence ATGGTCAACGAACTCGCCGCCGCGGCGATGCTCCACCTGCTCGGTGGGATGGTCCTCGCGACCCTCGTCCACCAGGACGCGTCGCTCCGGGGCCACGACCAGCCGATGGCGCTCGCCGCCGGGACGCTCGTCCTCGGCCTCGTCGGCGCCATCGGTTACTACGTCTTCCGGGAGCGAATCGGTGATCTGCCCCCGGACGCCGACCGGGTTCGGGCGCCGATCGGCACTCGGCTGTGGGACCTCCTCCGGGGTATCCTCCTGATCGTCGGTGCCTTCCTCTCTGCGGTCGCCATCGTCGGCCTCGGAGTGAACGCGCTCGTTGGTGTGGGCGTCCTCGAACGCGGCACCCTCCAGTACCGGGTCGTGGCGTCGGTCCTCCAGTTCGTCGGCTTCGGCGTCGCCGTCGCCGCCTACCTCGCCATCACTCGCGACTGGGACCTCGTGCAGATCCGGCTCCCGACGCTCCGGAGCCTCGGCCTGATCGTCGTCGGCGTCGTCGCCCTCGTCCTCGCGCAACTGGCTATCGCTCGTCTGCTGGCCGTCCTCGGCATCACGGTCGCTCAGAATCAGGTCGTCGTCACCGGGCAGCAGGACCCGCGGTACTTCCTCTATATGATCCCCGTCGCCATCCTGCTGGTCGGGCCGTTCGAGGAACTGGTCTTCCGCGGCGGCGTGCAGGGCATCCTCCGGCGGACCTGGGGCCCCTCGGTCGCCATCGTCGTCGCGAGCGTCCTGTTCGGCCTCGTCCACTGGGTCGCGCTCACGGGTGGCGGCGGCTCTCGAATCCCCTACGTCACCGTCGCGGCGACGCTCGGTCTCGTCCTCGGTTACCTCTACGAGCGGAGCCGCAACCTCGTCGTTCCCGCGGTGGTCCACGGTCTCTACAACACCGTCCTCTTCGGCGCGCAGTACCTCACGGCGACGGGGATGGTCTAA
- a CDS encoding NUDIX hydrolase, whose amino-acid sequence MSPNQGDAGAHPNVEQEVIAVDADDQEQDTVNRLDAHTGDGIRHRAFTALVFDGEGRILLGQRAPNKRLWDTHWDGTVASHPRPGQTQKEATRERLVDELGVTSDQYSDLRVTDKFEYKRYYENAGLEWEVCAVLKVTLDDTTLDPNPEEIDGRLWVDYDHLHEHPKAYRQLRLCPWFEIAMRRDFD is encoded by the coding sequence ATGAGTCCGAATCAGGGGGATGCTGGGGCCCATCCCAACGTCGAACAGGAGGTCATCGCCGTCGACGCCGACGACCAAGAGCAGGACACCGTCAACCGCCTCGACGCCCACACGGGCGACGGCATCCGCCACCGTGCCTTCACCGCACTCGTCTTCGACGGCGAGGGGCGTATCCTCCTCGGCCAGCGCGCGCCCAACAAACGTCTCTGGGACACCCACTGGGACGGGACCGTCGCCTCCCATCCCCGCCCGGGCCAGACCCAGAAGGAGGCCACCCGCGAGCGACTGGTGGACGAACTCGGCGTCACGTCCGACCAGTACAGCGACCTCCGCGTCACGGACAAGTTCGAATACAAGCGCTACTACGAGAACGCGGGGCTGGAGTGGGAGGTGTGTGCCGTGCTGAAGGTGACGCTCGACGACACGACGCTCGACCCCAATCCGGAGGAAATCGACGGCCGGCTCTGGGTGGACTACGATCACCTCCACGAGCATCCGAAGGCGTACCGCCAGCTCCGCCTCTGTCCGTGGTTCGAAATCGCGATGCGTCGGGACTTCGACTGA
- a CDS encoding desampylase, producing the protein MTSDDTLRLAAGVRDALLDHAREGADREPPEEICGVLAGERGPPDRVTGARRVPNVAGHPRTEYELDPAATMDAIDRIEDARGDAVGFYHSHPESEPVPSATDRARATWEGYVYLIVSPPDSLRAYRYTGAGFTEMPIQVESSE; encoded by the coding sequence GTGACTTCCGACGACACGCTTCGTCTCGCCGCCGGGGTCCGTGACGCCCTCCTCGACCACGCCCGGGAAGGGGCCGACCGGGAGCCACCGGAAGAGATCTGTGGCGTCCTCGCCGGCGAACGCGGCCCCCCGGACCGCGTGACCGGTGCCCGGCGCGTCCCGAACGTCGCCGGCCATCCCCGCACCGAGTACGAACTCGACCCCGCGGCGACGATGGACGCCATCGACCGGATCGAGGACGCACGCGGTGACGCCGTCGGCTTCTATCACTCCCATCCCGAGAGCGAACCGGTGCCGAGCGCGACGGACCGCGCCCGCGCGACGTGGGAGGGCTACGTCTATCTCATCGTCTCGCCGCCAGACTCGCTCCGCGCCTACCGCTACACCGGCGCTGGCTTCACCGAGATGCCGATTCAGGTCGAGAGTTCGGAGTAG
- a CDS encoding AIR synthase family protein: MPRLGKIDREFFETYVRPRLGAGRDDVRLGPTPGVDFGLLDVGGRAVAIATDPVSVLPALGFERAGRFALDVVLADVAVSGLPPSHLAVSFSLPPEMEDDEFAAVWEGLHAEAADLGVSVVTGHTARYEGCSFPWVGGATALAVGDPADVIRPDGARPGDDLLVTNGPAVETTGLLTTLFPDRTDLDADTLRTAQARLDEASCVRDAMTAAAAGPVRAMHDATEGGLYGAFVEMATGAGVRFEVEQDRVPMRPGVAATCSALDIDPWTATASGTLVLTVDPAGTDAVLSALEDRGTAVARVGRVTEGEGVVVDGERIEAPDVDAAWAAYSELST, from the coding sequence ATGCCACGCCTCGGAAAGATCGACCGGGAGTTCTTCGAGACGTACGTCCGCCCGCGACTGGGCGCCGGCCGCGACGACGTGCGTCTCGGCCCGACGCCCGGCGTCGACTTCGGCCTCCTCGACGTGGGCGGTCGCGCCGTCGCCATCGCCACCGACCCCGTCTCCGTCCTCCCCGCGCTCGGCTTCGAGCGCGCCGGCCGCTTCGCACTCGACGTCGTCCTCGCGGACGTGGCGGTCAGCGGCCTGCCACCCTCGCATCTCGCCGTCTCCTTCTCGCTGCCACCGGAGATGGAGGACGACGAGTTCGCGGCGGTGTGGGAGGGGTTGCACGCCGAAGCCGCCGATCTGGGCGTGAGCGTCGTCACCGGTCACACCGCCCGCTACGAGGGGTGTTCGTTCCCGTGGGTGGGTGGCGCGACGGCGCTCGCCGTGGGCGACCCCGCGGACGTGATCCGGCCCGACGGTGCCCGCCCCGGCGACGACCTGCTGGTGACGAACGGGCCGGCCGTCGAGACGACGGGCCTGTTGACGACGCTCTTTCCCGACCGGACCGACCTCGACGCCGACACCCTCCGGACCGCACAGGCCCGCCTCGACGAGGCGAGTTGCGTCCGCGACGCGATGACGGCAGCGGCCGCGGGGCCGGTAAGGGCGATGCACGACGCCACCGAGGGCGGCCTCTACGGCGCGTTCGTCGAGATGGCGACCGGCGCGGGCGTCCGGTTCGAGGTGGAGCAGGATCGGGTGCCGATGCGCCCCGGCGTCGCGGCGACGTGTTCGGCTCTCGACATCGACCCGTGGACCGCCACGGCATCGGGGACGCTCGTACTGACGGTCGATCCGGCGGGGACCGACGCGGTACTGTCGGCACTCGAGGATCGGGGCACAGCGGTTGCTCGCGTCGGCCGCGTCACCGAGGGCGAGGGCGTCGTCGTCGACGGCGAGCGAATCGAGGCGCCCGACGTGGATGCGGCGTGGGCGGCCTACTCCGAACTCTCGACCTGA
- a CDS encoding MFS transporter produces the protein MGLVSRLAGDDADVLADPRFRVILLGSVVSPMGSSLVSPLLDSLVGVYGVSEARIGLVMAAFTAPAIVAIPLVGLVSDRYGRKPVLTVGLAIFGAAGAALAFTTDFRAVVALRLLQGVGFTGIAPVLIAATGDLFTGDREATAQGLRFTTVGLSLALFPALAGLLVALAWQFPFALFALGIPAALVVHLWFEEPETADADGGLDWHRLAAVLRRPRIALVLLGRPVPSVLWFGFLTYNSIVVVRFLDGTPGAAGALVGVASVASSVGGTQVGRLTAAFETRRVPLLVGTAASGLGLGGIALAPSLAVAGVGAVVIGAGFGIVLTLYRSTISTLAPDGLRGSLVSVGESAGRLGSTLTPIVMGAAVAVATPRYGFEAAVRGTLLAVVGGAVAVGVVAIVLADRRATLAD, from the coding sequence GTGGGCCTCGTATCGCGACTCGCCGGCGACGACGCGGACGTGTTGGCCGACCCGCGCTTTCGGGTGATCCTGCTCGGGAGCGTCGTCTCTCCGATGGGGTCGTCGCTCGTCTCGCCGCTCCTCGACTCGCTCGTCGGCGTCTACGGCGTGAGCGAGGCGCGTATCGGCCTCGTGATGGCCGCCTTCACTGCGCCCGCCATCGTCGCCATCCCGCTGGTCGGGCTGGTGTCGGATCGCTACGGGCGCAAACCCGTCCTCACGGTGGGGTTGGCCATCTTCGGCGCCGCGGGCGCTGCGCTCGCCTTCACCACCGACTTCCGGGCCGTCGTCGCGCTCCGGCTCCTGCAAGGCGTCGGGTTCACTGGCATCGCACCGGTGCTCATCGCCGCCACGGGCGACCTCTTTACGGGTGACCGGGAGGCGACCGCACAGGGCCTTCGCTTCACGACCGTCGGTCTCTCGCTCGCCCTCTTTCCCGCCCTCGCAGGCCTCCTCGTCGCGCTCGCCTGGCAGTTCCCCTTCGCCCTCTTCGCGCTCGGCATCCCGGCGGCGCTCGTCGTCCACCTGTGGTTCGAGGAACCCGAGACGGCCGACGCGGACGGTGGCCTCGACTGGCACCGACTGGCCGCCGTCCTCCGCAGACCGCGCATCGCGCTCGTGTTGCTCGGGCGACCCGTCCCCTCCGTCCTCTGGTTCGGCTTCCTGACCTACAACTCCATCGTCGTCGTTCGATTTCTGGACGGAACGCCCGGGGCGGCCGGCGCCCTCGTCGGCGTCGCCAGCGTGGCGAGTTCGGTCGGCGGCACGCAGGTGGGCCGCCTGACGGCCGCCTTCGAGACGCGTCGGGTTCCCCTCCTCGTCGGGACGGCCGCCTCGGGACTCGGCCTCGGCGGCATCGCCCTCGCACCGTCGCTCGCGGTGGCGGGCGTCGGCGCCGTCGTCATCGGTGCCGGCTTCGGTATCGTGTTGACGCTCTACCGGAGCACCATCTCGACGCTCGCGCCGGATGGACTCCGGGGCTCGCTCGTCAGCGTCGGCGAGTCCGCTGGCCGGCTCGGCAGTACGCTCACCCCTATCGTCATGGGCGCCGCCGTCGCCGTCGCGACGCCGCGCTACGGCTTCGAGGCTGCGGTCCGGGGGACGCTCCTCGCCGTCGTCGGCGGGGCTGTCGCCGTCGGCGTCGTCGCCATCGTCCTCGCGGACCGGCGGGCGACGCTGGCCGACTGA
- a CDS encoding alpha/beta fold hydrolase: MAVRPDVPTDPARPRPSEGESTTVETNGVRLHVVRLGPDDGPPVVLLHGFPEFWYGWLPVARNLADAGYRVLVPDQRGYNESTKPAGVGAYRLPTLAADVAGLIEATGHDAAHVVGHDWGAAVAWWLALDHPERVTTLTAVNVPHPTVMQRTLRRSWDQRRRSWYMGFFQLPRLPERVARAGNWRLFERTMRESSRPGTFDAEDFERYRAAWEKPGAIGGMVNWYRAAARYRLPDRTAPVDPPTLVLWGTGDEFLRTEMARESVAYCRDGRAILIDDGTHWVHHEHPDRVAVHLREAFERGPMP, from the coding sequence GTGGCCGTACGTCCGGACGTGCCTACCGACCCCGCACGCCCCCGTCCGTCGGAGGGCGAATCGACCACGGTCGAGACTAACGGCGTTCGCCTCCACGTCGTCCGCCTCGGCCCCGACGACGGCCCGCCGGTCGTCCTGCTTCACGGCTTCCCCGAGTTCTGGTACGGCTGGCTCCCCGTCGCCCGGAATCTCGCCGACGCTGGCTACCGCGTCCTCGTTCCCGACCAGCGTGGGTACAACGAGAGCACGAAGCCCGCCGGCGTCGGCGCGTACCGCCTGCCGACGCTCGCGGCCGATGTAGCGGGGCTGATCGAAGCGACGGGCCACGACGCGGCGCACGTCGTCGGCCACGACTGGGGCGCCGCCGTGGCGTGGTGGCTGGCGCTCGACCACCCCGAGCGCGTGACGACGCTGACGGCGGTGAACGTTCCGCACCCGACCGTCATGCAGCGGACGCTCCGTCGGTCGTGGGACCAGCGGCGACGGAGCTGGTACATGGGCTTCTTTCAACTGCCGCGCCTGCCCGAACGCGTCGCCCGCGCCGGCAACTGGCGGCTGTTCGAGCGGACGATGCGCGAATCGAGCCGACCGGGGACGTTCGACGCCGAGGATTTCGAGCGCTACCGGGCGGCGTGGGAGAAGCCCGGCGCAATCGGGGGAATGGTGAACTGGTACCGGGCCGCGGCGCGGTATCGCCTGCCGGATCGGACGGCACCGGTCGATCCGCCGACGCTCGTTCTCTGGGGCACGGGCGACGAGTTCCTGCGCACGGAGATGGCGCGGGAGAGCGTCGCCTACTGTCGGGACGGCCGAGCGATACTGATCGACGACGGCACCCACTGGGTCCACCACGAACACCCGGACCGGGTGGCCGTCCACCTGCGCGAGGCGTTCGAACGCGGACCGATGCCCTGA
- a CDS encoding phosphate-starvation-inducible PsiE family protein has translation MTDEPEGRDRPSPGRVTNVTNRFIHAAELVAAAVFALLFAIGVVDLIIQIVQAVQSGRITDPLVVIGFIDTGLLLLIIVEVYETVIAYTEESETRRIVRLVIYTGVIAMVRKTIIFRTGEYATTQDALLAAVAYTTLILGLGGLLLVERGHGKKLMS, from the coding sequence ATGACCGACGAACCGGAGGGGCGCGACAGACCATCGCCGGGGCGCGTCACCAACGTAACCAACCGGTTCATCCACGCGGCCGAACTCGTCGCCGCCGCGGTGTTCGCGCTACTGTTCGCCATCGGCGTCGTCGACCTCATCATCCAGATCGTACAGGCGGTCCAGAGCGGTCGGATCACCGACCCGCTCGTCGTCATCGGCTTCATCGACACCGGCCTCCTCCTGCTCATCATCGTCGAGGTGTACGAGACGGTCATCGCGTACACCGAGGAGAGCGAAACGAGACGGATCGTCCGGCTGGTCATCTACACCGGCGTCATCGCGATGGTTCGAAAGACGATCATCTTCCGGACCGGCGAGTACGCGACCACACAGGACGCCCTGTTGGCCGCGGTGGCGTACACCACCCTCATCCTCGGACTGGGCGGACTGCTCCTCGTCGAACGGGGCCACGGGAAGAAACTCATGAGCTGA
- a CDS encoding AAA family ATPase: protein MTDAGTPKPESDDVAGHDPLSVSAAATLTDRIIENVEEVIVGQHDAIEHILVAMLARGHLLLEDVPGVGKTVLGRAVATSVDCSFKRVQFTPDLLPSDVTGVNVFNQKTREFEFRPGPVFANVVLGDEINRAPPKTQAALLEAMAEEQVTVDGETRTLPNPFTVIATQNDVEPGRTYDLPMAEIDRFMKKLRLGYPSEDEETALLQRVAGDHPIDSLEPVATLDDLRGARATVANVTLSEPVRRYVSRLATHTRNNATLGVSPRGAIALVRAAQARAILDGRDYVIPDDVQTEAPSVWSHRIDADRPGEAVVDAALESVPVE, encoded by the coding sequence ATGACGGACGCAGGGACCCCGAAACCGGAATCCGACGACGTAGCCGGCCACGACCCGCTGTCGGTGTCGGCGGCCGCGACGCTCACCGACCGCATCATCGAGAACGTCGAGGAGGTGATCGTCGGCCAGCACGACGCCATCGAACACATCCTCGTGGCGATGCTCGCGCGCGGGCACCTCCTGTTAGAGGACGTGCCCGGCGTCGGCAAGACCGTCCTCGGTCGCGCCGTCGCCACCTCCGTCGATTGCTCGTTCAAGCGCGTCCAGTTCACGCCCGACCTCCTCCCCTCGGACGTGACCGGCGTCAACGTGTTCAACCAGAAGACCCGGGAGTTCGAGTTCCGCCCCGGCCCCGTCTTCGCCAACGTCGTCCTCGGCGACGAGATCAACCGCGCGCCGCCGAAGACACAGGCTGCCCTGCTGGAGGCGATGGCCGAAGAACAGGTGACGGTCGACGGCGAAACGCGCACGCTCCCGAACCCGTTCACCGTCATCGCGACACAGAACGACGTTGAGCCCGGCCGCACCTACGACCTACCGATGGCCGAAATCGACCGGTTCATGAAGAAACTCCGCTTGGGCTACCCGAGCGAGGACGAGGAGACGGCGCTCCTCCAGCGCGTCGCGGGCGACCACCCCATCGACTCGCTGGAACCCGTGGCGACGCTCGACGACCTGCGCGGCGCCCGCGCGACGGTCGCGAACGTCACGCTGAGCGAACCCGTCCGCCGCTACGTCTCGCGGCTGGCGACACACACCCGGAACAACGCCACGCTCGGCGTCAGTCCGCGTGGTGCTATCGCACTCGTTCGCGCCGCGCAGGCGCGGGCCATCCTCGACGGCCGCGACTACGTCATCCCGGACGACGTACAGACCGAGGCACCGAGCGTCTGGAGCCATCGCATCGACGCCGACCGACCGGGCGAGGCCGTCGTCGACGCCGCGCTCGAATCGGTTCCGGTCGAGTGA